The Verrucomicrobiia bacterium DNA window CAATTCACCCTGGCTCCGACGGCCTCGGGGGAGCTGATGATTGAAAGTGAGTCAGTTCCCTACGGCCTTCATCGGAATGACATGGGCGGCGGCCGGCTCGAGTCCCTGCTGAAGGACCGGATGAAGAAGAGAGCTTCCTGGAACCAGCCCGATAAGGTTTATTTCTACGTCTGGAGGGCCATGATCCAATGGGTGGTGTATCACTTCCACGACACCAGCCTCCTCGCTGCCGCGCGGCGCGAGTGCCCGGTGGAGCACCATCGTGAGCTGGGTGAGGATGCCGGAAATATCGCGGCCTTCCTGCTGCACCTGCGCGAGAACCATGCGGCCACGTATCGCCGGATTCGGGACGTGATCCAAGGGGTGGCTCCGTACATCGAAGACTTCCTCCTGGAACCGCGTCGGCGCGGGGATGGCGATTTTGTAAAGCTGGAGTGGAACCAGCGCGGAGTGCCATCGTTCCCGTTCCAGCCTTATCACTTGTCGGACGGGACCCTTCGGTTCATCTGTCTCGCCACGGCCGTGCTCCAGCCGAAGCCGCCACCCGTTCTGATCCTTGATGAACCGGAACTGGGACTTCATCCGTACGCTCTGGACCTGCTTGTGGATCTGTTGAGGGATGCATCCCGGCGCGGGGTGCAGGTGATCGTCTCGACGCAGTCCCCTGCCTTCCTGAATCGATGTGATCCGGAGGATATTGTGACCGTGGACCGTGAGGGAGGGGCTTCGGTCTTCCGGCGACTGGAGGAGGAGCCTCTCGCCGCCTGGTTGGAGGACTACACCCTGGGTGAGCTCTGGCAGAAGAATGTGATCGGAGCTGACCTCAATCATGAGTAGGGAATGCGTGTTGGCTCTGGTCGAGGGGCAGACGGAAAGGGGAATTGTCAAGCAGGCCATCGCTCCCTACCTGGGGGAGCGCGGCGTGTACCTGCGGGCGCAAATCATCGGAAAGCCGGGGCACAAGGGCGGGGTTCCCGCGGATTTCGGTGTCGTGTTGAAGGAGTTGACAGCACTGGCGAAGCAATGGCCGACGAGAGCGCTCACGACGCTGTTCGATTACGCCGGGATGCCTCGTGGATGGCCTGGAGTCGAGAGGGCTGCCGGTCTGACTCATGAGGAAATTCCACGCTGCATCGAAGGCGCGATGCGCACGGAGGTGCTTCGAAACCTGGGTGACCTGCTCCGACCTGACCGGTTTATTCCCTACGTGCAGATGCATGAGATCGAAGCCCTGCTCTTCGCCGGTCCCGAGATCATGCAGATGCCTTCGATCAAAAGGACTTGGCGGATGGCTTTCGGAGGATTGTTGAGCAGTGCGGCGGCTGCGAACGGATCAACACAGGTCCGGAAACCCGGCCCTCGAAGCGAATCACAGCTGCGTATCCCAGCTATCGGAAAGGGGATAGCGACCTCGCGCATGCCCCTGGAATTGTGTCGCGGATAGGCATCGAGCCAATACGGCAAGCCTGTCCCCACTTTCACGAGTGGTTGACCGTGCTCGAAGGCTTCGGCGGATCTGCAATCCCTGCGAATCCGGATTCATCGGGTATGTCGCATCCGAGCCCATGACGGGTTATGCCATCCGGGAGAGGGTGGTCTCGACGGAGCCGGGGGGGAGCCAGTGGACGTTGGGGGGGAGCGGGGAATCGGCGGGCGGAGGGCTGCGGTGGACGATGAAGGTGAGGGTGGGAACGCGATGGGCTTCGAGGCGGTCGCGCAACTGGCGGCGGGCGGGATCGAAGTCGAGGAGGACGAGGATGCAGCCGCTGAGGCGGTGGAGGTGACGGAGGACGAGGGTTTCGAGATCGTCGAGGCGGCCCTGGGGATCGAGTTCCACGCTGGCGAGGATTTCGAGCATCTGCTCGGCGTGGGCCAGGCCGCGTCCGGCGGTGAAGACGTAGGCCTGATCCCCGATGAACATCAGATCCAGCAGGGAATCGCGCTGGTCCACGGTGCTGACGAACGACGCCGCCAGGCGCACGGCGTCCTCGAAGGCATCCGACTCGGGTCCTCCGCCGAAGGTGTCGAGGAGGAGTGCGTGGCGGACGAAGAACTCCTCCTGGAACTCCTTCACGACGGGCTGGCGGGTGCGGGCCCAGCCGGCCCAGTGAATGCGGCGGACCGGATCACCGGGGCGGTAATCGCGGACGGACACGAACTCCTCGGATTCTCCGACCGAGCCGGCCATGGCGATGCCGCCCGCCTGGAGCCGGCGCGACTGGCCGGGGAGCGGGATGGGAGGCAGGCGGAACGGGCGGGGAAGGACGATGACCGAATCGGGTTGTTGTCGGACGACGCCCAGGCGTCGGAAGAGGCCGAACGGGTCGGAGCGGGCGACCTCGGTGCCGGCGAAGGTGAGGCGGCCCCGGCGGAGAGCGGTGACCGGCACCACCACCTCGGTTCCGGCGGAGGCCGGCAGTGGGGGCAGGGGGATGGGTTCGAGGCGGGCGCGGGTCTTGCGGGCACAATGCCAGGTCCAGCGGTAGAACCGGTAGCGGCGATCGAACCAGTTCCGGCGTTCCTCGCCGGGTTCCGCGAGGTGGGAGAACTCGTAGAGGGTGGGCCGCGGATCGGACACCCCTTCCCAGAGGTCCATGGCGGGCAGCGGGCGGGGGGTGAGATTGCGGACGTGGAGCCGGAGGGGGAAGGCGATGCCGGCAGTGACGCGGCGGGGCAGGGTCCGTTCGAGGGCGAGGCGGCGTCGCGGTTTGCGGGCCCAGACCAGGGACACCAGAAGGAGGCAGAGGAGCACTCCGAACAGGTGGTGGGACATGGTCTGGGAGATGTCCGTGAAGGCGCCCGCCGTCAGGGTGGCCCAGAAGAGAAGGGCCCCCGCGGGGGTGATGTGGCGGCGCAGCCATTGGCGGATGGCATGGAACATCCAGTAACTGCGGTGCAGCCGGCGATCGAGGCGGCTGGCCTCGGGCGCGGTGAAAGCGTGAGGGGTTTCGCGGCCGGGAGACTGGCCGGAGCGGTGGCCTGTCGATTCGGGGGGCCGGGTGAGGGTGGGATGCAGCACGCGGTCCGGCGCGGACGGGAGGACGGGCGGCGTGCGGCTCATGGGGAGGCCGGATTCAGCGGGGCGGCGGGTGGCGCTGGAGGAGTTCGGCGACCAGCGCCTCGGGGCTGGTGCCGGCGAACCGGGCCTGGGGATCGACGACCAGGCGATGGGCGATCACGGGAACGGCGAGATCGGCCAGGTCGGCCGGGGTGACAAAGTCGCGACCGTCGAACAGTGCCAGGGCCTGGGCGGCCTTCATGAGGGCCAGCGAGGCACGCGGACTGGCGCCCAGCGGGACGCCGGGGAGACTCCGGGTGGCCTGGACCAGGGTGACGATGTAGTGGAGGAGTTCCTCGCCCACCCGGACTTCCCGCACGGCGGCCCGGACGCGCCTCAGTTCATCCTGGGAACAGCACGGTTCGATGCGGCTGAGGGGGTGTTCGCGGACCTGGGCGGTGAGGATGGCCACCTCCTCGACGGGCGGCACGTAGCCCAGTCCGAAGCGCATCATGAAGCGGTCCATCTGGGCTTCGGGGAGGGGGTAGGTGCCGCGGAACTCGACCGGGTTCTGCGTGGCGATCACGAAGAACAGGTCGGACAGGGGGCGCTGGGATCCATCGACGCTGACCTGGCCCTCGGCCATGGCCTCGAGGAGGGCCGACTGGGTGCGCGGCGAGGCGCGGTTGATTTCGTCGGCGAGGAGGATGTCGGTGAAGACGGGACCTTCCCGGAACCGGAAGGCGTGTTCCTCCTGGTAGAAGACCGAGACGCCGACGATGTCGGTGGGAAGGAGATCCGGGGTGAACTGGATGCGGGTGAAGTGCGCATCGATCGACAGGGCGAGCGTCTTGGCCAGGGTGGTCTTGCCGGTGCCGGGAAAATCGTCGAGCAGGACGTGTCCGCCCGCGGCGAAGGCGGCAAGGAGCCTCCGGGTGGCCACTTCCTGACCCCGCAGGACGCGCTGGATGTTGTCCGACAGGCGGCGCAGGACCTCGGCCGCCCCGGCGGGATCGTCTGGCATGCGCGGGACGATGCGATGGGCCGGGCCTGGATCGCAACCTTGCACTCAGTCGGGCGCTTGCCGGTGGGGCGTGGGGACGGGCAAGGTCGGGAGCATGCCTTCCGGCGGTGCCATGAAGTCACGGCGATGGGGCGGGTCGGTCCGCGGCGGCCGGCTTGGGTGGGTGGCCGCCATGGCGCTGGCGGGATGGGCGTGGGGGAACCCGGTTCAGGCCGGGGCGGACGGGCTGGAGCCGCCGTATTCGATCCGGGTGTGGCGGGTGGAGGATGGATTGCCGGACAATGTGGTCCACGCGATTCAGCAGGGGCCCGATGGATACCTGTGGATCAGCACGCCGGGAGGACTGGCGCGCTTCGATGGGGTGCGGTTCCGGGTGTTCGACCGGCGCGAGCCCGGACTCGAGAGCGATCGCAGCGTCCGGATGGCGCCCGGGGCGCAGGGCGAACTTTGGATTTCGATGGACCGGGGGGAACTGGTGCGGTTGCAGGACGGGCGGTTCACGACCTTCGATGCCAGCGCGGGTTGGCCGATGGAACGTTTCCAGGCCCGGGGTGGAGTCAGGCTGCCGGATGGGGCCATGGTGTTTGTCACGGCTTCTGGAAGTCTGTGGCGGTACGACGGACGGCATTTCTCCGGGATGCAGGGCCCCCCAACGGAGCAACCCGTGACCGGCATGGTGAACGACGAGGCGGACCCGGCCTGCCTCTGGGGGCGCACGGTGCAGGACCTGTTCCGGTTCGACGGGGAATCATGGACGCAGGTTCCCACCCACGGCGGGGCGGAATCCGGGGAGGAGCACCGTCGTTTTGTGGCCATGGCTCCCCGTCACGGCGGAGGGGTCTGGCTGCTCCGGCGCGGTTCCGTCACGGGGATTCAGCCCGATGGGGGTGAGCCGCTGGTGTTCCCTTTTCTCGAGATCCCGAGCGCGGCCTCGCTGGTCGAGGACGCGCAGGAGCAATTCTGGATTGGGACGTGGAGTGCCGGTCTGGTGCATTTGAACGGGAGGACGGGTGGCGTGCGGGTGTTGGGCCGGGAAGAGGGATTCCCCGCGGCGTCCGTGCGGGCCATGATTCTGGATCGGGAGGGAAATCTTTGGGTGGGGACCAATGGCAGCGGTCTGGTGCGGGTGCGTCCGGGGATCTTCGGGAGCCGGGACCGGGCCCGGGATTTCCCGGCGCCAGACTTCATGCCCCTGAGCCTGGCGGAGGATGAGAATGGACGGATCTGGGTGGGGCGCCTCGATGGCGGGCTGGCGGTGATCGATCGGGCGGGGGCGGTGCATTCCGGCGAACCTGGGCCGATCAATGCCTGGTCGGCGGCGGCGCGACGGGACGGCCGGCTTTGGTTCGGTACGTACGCCGGGGTGTGGTTCAAGCTGGATCAGGCCGGACGCACTGCGCTTCTCGGGACCAACAAGGTCGATGGGGCGAGTCCCCTGATCCGCACGCTGTGCGAGGATTCGCACGGAACGCTGTGGGTGGGCACGGAAGGGGGCTTGTGGCGCCACAACGACGCGAAAGGCGTCCTGGAGCCAGGAGCCGACGGATCGATCCGGGACGCGGTCCAGGTGATCGAGCGCGATCCGGGCGGCGGACTCTGGATCGGACTCCGCGACGACGGGCTGTTGCACCTTCACGGTGCCGAGGTGAAGCGGATCGAGGGGGAACTGCCCAGTCCCGGAGTGCGGTCGCTGCTGGCGGAGAGGGAGGGTTCGCTGTGGATCGGAACCCGCCTTGGGCTCGCGCTGTACCGCCATGGGCGGATTCGCCCCATCGACGCGGGGGAACGGTTGGGCGAGGCGGAGGTGACGGGCATTCTGGACGACCAGGCGGGGTCGCTCTGGCTGGGATCGACGCGGGGAGTCTTCCGGTTGTCCCGCACGGGCATCGAGGCGTTTCTGCGCGGGGAAAC harbors:
- a CDS encoding AAA family ATPase, which produces MDEAPPTKLSSLTIQGFRSIRDLKGFAVRPMNVLVGANGSGKSNFVEFFRMLRALCNEGLQRFVIGRGGADGFLFNGPKVTPRIRGDVQFGENRYQFTLAPTASGELMIESESVPYGLHRNDMGGGRLESLLKDRMKKRASWNQPDKVYFYVWRAMIQWVVYHFHDTSLLAAARRECPVEHHRELGEDAGNIAAFLLHLRENHAATYRRIRDVIQGVAPYIEDFLLEPRRRGDGDFVKLEWNQRGVPSFPFQPYHLSDGTLRFICLATAVLQPKPPPVLILDEPELGLHPYALDLLVDLLRDASRRGVQVIVSTQSPAFLNRCDPEDIVTVDREGGASVFRRLEEEPLAAWLEDYTLGELWQKNVIGADLNHE
- a CDS encoding DUF4276 family protein, which encodes MLALVEGQTERGIVKQAIAPYLGERGVYLRAQIIGKPGHKGGVPADFGVVLKELTALAKQWPTRALTTLFDYAGMPRGWPGVERAAGLTHEEIPRCIEGAMRTEVLRNLGDLLRPDRFIPYVQMHEIEALLFAGPEIMQMPSIKRTWRMAFGGLLSSAAAANGSTQVRKPGPRSESQLRIPAIGKGIATSRMPLELCRG
- a CDS encoding DUF58 domain-containing protein encodes the protein MSRTPPVLPSAPDRVLHPTLTRPPESTGHRSGQSPGRETPHAFTAPEASRLDRRLHRSYWMFHAIRQWLRRHITPAGALLFWATLTAGAFTDISQTMSHHLFGVLLCLLLVSLVWARKPRRRLALERTLPRRVTAGIAFPLRLHVRNLTPRPLPAMDLWEGVSDPRPTLYEFSHLAEPGEERRNWFDRRYRFYRWTWHCARKTRARLEPIPLPPLPASAGTEVVVPVTALRRGRLTFAGTEVARSDPFGLFRRLGVVRQQPDSVIVLPRPFRLPPIPLPGQSRRLQAGGIAMAGSVGESEEFVSVRDYRPGDPVRRIHWAGWARTRQPVVKEFQEEFFVRHALLLDTFGGGPESDAFEDAVRLAASFVSTVDQRDSLLDLMFIGDQAYVFTAGRGLAHAEQMLEILASVELDPQGRLDDLETLVLRHLHRLSGCILVLLDFDPARRQLRDRLEAHRVPTLTFIVHRSPPPADSPLPPNVHWLPPGSVETTLSRMA
- a CDS encoding MoxR family ATPase — protein: MPDDPAGAAEVLRRLSDNIQRVLRGQEVATRRLLAAFAAGGHVLLDDFPGTGKTTLAKTLALSIDAHFTRIQFTPDLLPTDIVGVSVFYQEEHAFRFREGPVFTDILLADEINRASPRTQSALLEAMAEGQVSVDGSQRPLSDLFFVIATQNPVEFRGTYPLPEAQMDRFMMRFGLGYVPPVEEVAILTAQVREHPLSRIEPCCSQDELRRVRAAVREVRVGEELLHYIVTLVQATRSLPGVPLGASPRASLALMKAAQALALFDGRDFVTPADLADLAVPVIAHRLVVDPQARFAGTSPEALVAELLQRHPPPR